From the Salinimicrobium tongyeongense genome, one window contains:
- a CDS encoding helix-turn-helix transcriptional regulator, which translates to MKYIETTPHKELAPFIHSYWELKGEGSDSHWERNFPDGCAGLVMNLGGACLTDNGSVSMEFGKTYVVGAMTSFKDSFIDSNTHLLGVCLKPASFTNFYTYVAQDELTDNTVQFEKINSFNIDKILANHFHYFNQYFFYRIRSKENVLHSIISDIHSANGKLKISELARRNHTTVRQLERKFKSQIGISPKEYSNIIRFQNALNLIKNSSENHSLLDIAFECGYYDHSHLNNEIKRNTGFSPSML; encoded by the coding sequence ATGAAATACATAGAAACAACACCACACAAAGAATTAGCACCTTTTATTCATTCCTATTGGGAACTAAAAGGTGAAGGCTCTGACAGCCATTGGGAGCGAAATTTTCCAGATGGCTGCGCAGGTTTAGTAATGAATTTAGGTGGAGCCTGTTTGACCGACAATGGTTCTGTATCTATGGAATTCGGAAAAACCTATGTGGTTGGTGCAATGACTTCTTTTAAAGACAGTTTTATCGACAGCAACACACACCTGCTAGGAGTATGCCTTAAACCTGCAAGTTTCACCAATTTTTATACTTATGTGGCACAGGATGAACTGACAGATAATACAGTACAATTTGAAAAAATCAATTCATTTAATATTGATAAAATACTTGCAAACCATTTCCACTATTTCAATCAGTATTTTTTTTACAGAATTAGAAGCAAAGAAAATGTGCTGCATTCCATAATCAGTGATATTCATTCTGCAAATGGTAAATTGAAAATTTCAGAACTTGCAAGGAGAAATCATACTACGGTGCGGCAATTAGAAAGAAAGTTTAAGTCCCAAATAGGGATTTCACCAAAAGAATATTCAAACATAATTCGTTTTCAAAATGCTTTGAACCTAATCAAGAACTCCAGTGAAAATCACAGTTTACTAGATATTGCATTTGAATGTGGTTATTATGACCATTCACATCTTAATAATGAAATCAAACGTAATACAGGATTTTCTCCATCGATGCTTTAA
- a CDS encoding capsule assembly Wzi family protein produces the protein MIKKLTFMFLLSASAAFSQEVNYSVRGTAQGLVYSGEESPFWLHSNQRGRINEKTNLSSWLTGTGNYMFRNGGVLSAGIGLLYSDGYSDEVKLDEFFVNYENKWVEAYAGRKQRDEFFRGISATNESVLWSLNSRPVPGFSVKVKPLTLLKRAGIGIKASWEEFFSDERDRFIQMPRIHHKSFHFIYTGINNVELVAGGHHYVQWAGKSPEYGDLPASLNDYIKVITGGSLVGGGGFVGEQEVNGLGNHLGGYEVQLNTSFSHFDISLIYNTIFEDFSGIKLRNTPDGRYGIYISDREPEKWVQAFMYEYYFTRNQSKNYPTTDGKDNYFNNHLYRSGWTYENRIIGLPFIMLDEDRFRVAHNNIVAHHLGLTGTAFYEYPYKFLASYRGNYGAKSGTSKPIERIISLYLDANVWQRYVHVNLQFGADLHSSESSNAGIGLTISKRFF, from the coding sequence GTGATAAAAAAGCTCACTTTTATGTTTCTGCTGTCTGCTTCAGCAGCTTTTTCACAGGAAGTAAACTATTCAGTAAGAGGTACTGCTCAGGGGCTTGTCTATTCGGGTGAAGAGAGTCCTTTCTGGCTGCATTCCAACCAACGTGGAAGAATCAATGAAAAAACTAATTTAAGTTCATGGTTAACCGGTACAGGAAACTATATGTTTCGAAATGGTGGAGTTCTTTCTGCAGGTATTGGCCTTCTTTACAGTGATGGTTATTCGGATGAAGTGAAGCTGGACGAGTTTTTTGTAAACTATGAAAACAAATGGGTAGAAGCATATGCAGGAAGAAAACAAAGGGATGAGTTTTTTAGAGGAATTAGTGCTACAAATGAAAGTGTATTATGGTCTTTAAATTCACGGCCAGTTCCGGGTTTTAGTGTTAAGGTGAAGCCTTTAACGCTTTTAAAACGTGCCGGAATTGGAATTAAGGCTTCTTGGGAAGAGTTTTTTTCGGATGAACGTGACAGGTTTATACAAATGCCCCGAATCCATCATAAAAGTTTTCATTTTATATACACTGGGATTAATAATGTAGAATTAGTAGCAGGCGGACATCATTATGTACAATGGGCTGGTAAATCTCCAGAGTATGGTGATTTACCTGCAAGTCTCAACGACTACATTAAAGTCATAACAGGAGGTAGTCTTGTAGGAGGTGGTGGCTTTGTGGGTGAGCAGGAGGTTAATGGTCTTGGAAATCACTTGGGCGGCTACGAAGTTCAGTTGAATACCTCATTTTCTCATTTTGATATTTCATTGATCTACAATACTATTTTTGAAGATTTTTCTGGCATAAAACTTCGAAATACCCCCGACGGGCGTTACGGCATCTATATTTCTGATAGGGAACCAGAAAAATGGGTGCAGGCTTTTATGTATGAATATTATTTTACCCGCAATCAGAGTAAAAATTATCCAACTACTGACGGAAAGGATAATTATTTTAACAATCACCTTTACCGTTCAGGCTGGACTTATGAAAATAGAATTATAGGGCTGCCTTTCATAATGCTCGACGAGGATAGGTTTAGAGTGGCACATAATAACATTGTTGCACATCACTTAGGCTTAACTGGTACGGCCTTTTATGAATATCCTTATAAATTTTTGGCCAGTTATCGGGGAAATTACGGTGCTAAAAGCGGAACTTCCAAACCCATCGAACGTATTATATCCCTGTATCTTGATGCTAATGTCTGGCAGAGATATGTACACGTAAACTTACAATTTGGAGCCGATCTTCACTCCTCTGAATCATCTAACGCCGGTATAGGATTGACTATTTCAAAAAGGTTTTTTTAA
- a CDS encoding tyrosine-protein phosphatase: MFSFFQKKIFLKDYLDGFIDIHNHVLPGIDDGASDVDTSISLLYDYQKLGIRKIIATPHVMNDYYANTPKSIRRAYDLLMTKLNTLDDLNIEIKTAAEYMMDQDFMALIEKKELLCLKEDMVLVEMSYFQPPINLNEILFQLQTQQYKPILAHPERYAFLHSNSLRNYKELKDRGCLFQLNALSLVGHYGKNMKDIAYRLLEEKMIDFIGTDTHQARHLEKLSTASISSKKAEILRPIIDNTKKTFVF, encoded by the coding sequence ATGTTTAGTTTCTTTCAGAAAAAAATCTTCCTCAAAGATTATCTTGACGGTTTTATTGATATCCACAACCATGTCTTGCCAGGAATTGACGACGGCGCATCAGATGTAGATACTTCGATCAGTCTTTTATATGACTATCAAAAACTGGGAATTCGAAAAATAATTGCCACTCCTCATGTCATGAATGATTACTACGCCAATACTCCTAAAAGTATTAGAAGAGCTTATGATCTACTTATGACAAAGCTGAATACGCTTGATGATTTGAACATAGAGATAAAGACTGCAGCTGAATATATGATGGATCAAGATTTTATGGCCCTTATAGAGAAAAAAGAATTACTTTGTTTAAAAGAAGATATGGTTCTGGTAGAAATGTCTTATTTCCAGCCACCAATAAATCTTAATGAAATTCTATTTCAGCTTCAAACTCAACAATATAAACCGATACTGGCTCACCCGGAGCGCTATGCTTTTCTACATTCCAACTCTCTTAGAAATTACAAGGAACTCAAAGACAGGGGATGCCTCTTTCAGTTAAATGCACTTAGTCTTGTTGGCCATTACGGAAAAAACATGAAAGATATAGCTTACCGGCTTCTGGAAGAAAAGATGATCGATTTTATAGGAACTGATACTCATCAGGCAAGACATTTAGAAAAACTCTCAACAGCCAGTATCTCTTCAAAAAAAGCAGAGATACTGCGTCCAATAATTGACAATACAAAAAAAACGTTTGTATTTTAA
- a CDS encoding GumC family protein, with translation MEELEEFSEKEESNFDLKAEIFKYLKHWKWLVFGCLLGLFIAYLYNRYTIPAYTTEASMMILSEEKNGMVGALPSGGTSILAINDNSLDNQIVTLKSKRLVEKVIDDLNFNVAYFIEGKVIAVEAYKNSPISIEFLTDKKVVHESSLNILVTPQSATTFRLETANGSSGIYEFGEPLEIGGLRFLIAPNQISLGANNTVNIVVRPIRTVANEYISKMVVAPQGKAKDILSLSITGEVPEKSRDFLNTLMVHFNADGVADKRQVAENTAEFIRQRLELISHELDSVEGGIADFKSENRFMDVGSSAGEYMAKSTMAEQEIFTLETQLMILEGIESTLSSAKPYQLLPEGIGLEQGGMGSAIGQYNELVLQRNAYLKTGTAQNPVVQTISDQLDDLRENILNNIEQTRSSIRIQLRELNQLDQRAEGQFSSFPGLEKGIRSIERQQAIKEQLYLFLLQRREESAISFAATSPVAKVIDPAFTYSEPVDPKPWLVLTGGGVIGLVIPLLIIFVVNFLDTKVHHKGDLQYLNKHVPFLGEIPKITKDEAELIQLNDRSPLAESFRILRTNLAYLVQSRNKDKAEVIFVTSTIKGEGKTFISFNLARTLASTGKKILLIGADVRNPRLHKFAGNPLETKGLSDYLYDMDIRAEDVIQPMKQDNIPVDVIFSGAIPPNPAELLMNDRMEELLKSQKGNYDFIIVDTAPTMIVTDTLLISQLADTTLYVVRAGYTEKKLLDFPKDLKQQGKLKGLAMVLNDVDYSKFSYGAKYGYSYGYGYGYGADDDKKGLVGSIKRFFGRS, from the coding sequence ATGGAAGAATTAGAGGAATTTTCAGAGAAAGAAGAATCCAATTTCGATCTTAAGGCAGAGATATTTAAATATCTAAAACATTGGAAATGGCTTGTGTTCGGCTGTTTACTCGGCCTATTCATTGCGTATCTTTATAACCGTTATACCATTCCTGCCTATACTACAGAGGCCTCAATGATGATTCTTAGCGAAGAAAAAAACGGGATGGTAGGGGCCCTCCCCTCTGGTGGTACTTCAATATTAGCTATTAATGATAACTCGCTGGATAATCAGATAGTCACACTCAAATCCAAGCGTTTGGTTGAAAAGGTGATTGATGATTTAAATTTTAATGTTGCCTATTTTATAGAAGGAAAGGTTATTGCTGTAGAAGCTTATAAAAATAGCCCCATTTCAATTGAGTTCTTAACTGATAAAAAAGTTGTTCATGAGTCTTCGCTAAATATATTGGTTACGCCCCAGTCTGCGACAACTTTTCGATTAGAAACCGCAAATGGTTCTTCCGGAATTTATGAATTTGGTGAGCCACTTGAAATAGGAGGACTTCGTTTTCTTATTGCTCCAAATCAAATTTCTTTAGGGGCTAATAATACTGTAAATATTGTTGTTCGTCCCATACGTACGGTAGCCAATGAATATATCTCAAAGATGGTCGTAGCACCACAAGGAAAAGCTAAAGACATTCTGTCGCTTAGCATCACAGGAGAAGTGCCCGAAAAATCCAGAGATTTTCTTAATACTCTTATGGTTCATTTTAATGCCGATGGAGTAGCTGATAAAAGGCAGGTAGCCGAAAATACAGCTGAGTTTATAAGACAGCGATTGGAACTGATTTCTCACGAACTTGATTCTGTTGAAGGAGGAATAGCAGATTTTAAAAGTGAAAATCGCTTTATGGATGTGGGAAGTAGTGCAGGTGAGTATATGGCCAAATCTACTATGGCTGAACAAGAAATTTTCACTTTGGAAACCCAACTAATGATTTTGGAAGGAATTGAAAGTACACTTAGTTCCGCTAAACCTTATCAACTTTTACCTGAAGGAATCGGATTGGAACAAGGGGGGATGGGATCTGCTATTGGTCAATATAATGAACTAGTGCTTCAGAGGAATGCGTACTTAAAAACCGGTACTGCTCAAAATCCGGTTGTGCAGACTATTAGTGATCAATTAGATGACTTAAGGGAAAATATCTTAAATAATATTGAGCAGACGCGTAGTTCCATTCGTATTCAATTAAGGGAATTAAACCAGTTAGATCAGAGGGCAGAAGGACAGTTTAGTTCATTTCCTGGACTTGAAAAAGGGATAAGAAGTATTGAACGTCAACAGGCGATAAAAGAACAACTTTATCTGTTTCTCCTGCAGAGGCGTGAAGAATCTGCTATTTCTTTTGCTGCCACGTCTCCGGTAGCTAAAGTTATTGATCCGGCCTTTACCTATAGTGAGCCTGTAGATCCTAAGCCATGGTTGGTTCTTACGGGAGGAGGGGTGATTGGCCTGGTAATTCCACTCCTAATTATTTTTGTTGTCAATTTTCTTGATACTAAAGTTCACCATAAAGGTGATTTGCAGTACCTCAATAAGCATGTACCCTTTTTGGGTGAAATACCAAAGATAACAAAGGATGAGGCCGAATTGATACAGTTAAATGATCGTTCTCCTTTGGCCGAATCATTTCGGATACTCAGAACCAATCTTGCTTACCTGGTTCAGTCAAGAAATAAAGATAAAGCAGAAGTCATTTTTGTTACTTCTACGATTAAGGGGGAAGGAAAAACTTTTATTTCTTTTAATCTTGCACGTACTTTAGCTAGTACAGGTAAAAAGATTCTTCTAATTGGAGCAGATGTGCGTAATCCAAGATTACACAAATTTGCTGGTAATCCTTTAGAAACAAAAGGTCTTTCAGATTATTTATACGATATGGATATTAGGGCGGAAGATGTTATTCAGCCAATGAAACAGGATAATATACCTGTAGATGTTATTTTCTCAGGAGCAATACCTCCAAACCCTGCAGAACTACTGATGAATGATCGTATGGAAGAGTTGCTGAAAAGTCAAAAAGGTAATTATGACTTCATTATTGTAGATACTGCTCCAACCATGATAGTTACTGATACTCTATTGATAAGTCAGCTTGCCGATACTACCCTTTATGTGGTAAGAGCAGGTTACACTGAAAAGAAATTACTTGATTTCCCTAAAGATCTAAAACAACAAGGTAAACTTAAAGGTTTAGCAATGGTTCTTAATGATGTTGATTACTCCAAATTTTCTTATGGAGCTAAGTACGGTTATTCCTATGGGTACGGTTATGGATATGGTGCAGATGACGATAAGAAAGGTCTCGTCGGTTCAATAAAACGTTTCTTCGGAAGAAGTTAA
- a CDS encoding polysaccharide biosynthesis/export family protein, which produces MVISKSYNFLSLYNYLVVLLGVLLVSSCSSRKDVVYFQDFERLPNMAAPDDFQAEIEINDILRVDVSSMNEELAAPFQLKANAQNNGSGGGNNAALTGYLVDSDGNINFPVLGEIHVAGKTREELQENLTTELRDKYLKDAVVRVRIVNFKVTVMGETGSQVINVTDERISVPQAIAMSGDISYDGKRDKILVIRQDNEELKYEILDLTSVDIFQNPFYYLKQNDIVYVEPTYRKVKSAGFITSWQGLVSIVTTAFSLFVLFNNI; this is translated from the coding sequence ATGGTAATATCTAAATCCTATAATTTTCTTTCTTTATATAATTACTTAGTAGTCTTATTAGGAGTCTTATTAGTTTCTTCATGTTCTAGCAGGAAAGATGTTGTTTATTTCCAGGATTTTGAACGACTTCCTAATATGGCTGCCCCTGATGATTTTCAGGCTGAAATTGAAATTAATGATATTTTACGTGTTGATGTTTCTTCAATGAATGAAGAATTGGCGGCACCTTTTCAACTTAAAGCTAATGCTCAAAATAACGGAAGTGGAGGGGGGAATAACGCTGCTTTAACTGGGTACCTTGTTGATTCCGATGGGAATATTAATTTTCCTGTCTTGGGGGAAATTCATGTGGCCGGAAAAACCAGAGAAGAACTGCAGGAAAATTTAACCACCGAGCTTCGTGATAAATATTTAAAAGATGCTGTAGTAAGAGTTCGCATTGTGAACTTTAAAGTTACTGTGATGGGAGAAACTGGTAGTCAGGTAATCAATGTCACAGATGAGCGTATTTCAGTTCCTCAGGCTATTGCGATGTCTGGTGATATTAGTTATGACGGGAAAAGGGACAAAATTTTAGTTATTAGGCAGGATAACGAAGAGTTGAAATATGAAATTCTGGATCTCACCAGTGTCGATATTTTTCAAAATCCTTTTTATTATTTGAAACAAAATGATATAGTGTATGTGGAGCCAACATATCGCAAAGTGAAATCTGCAGGATTTATTACAAGCTGGCAGGGATTGGTCTCTATTGTTACCACAGCATTTAGTTTATTTGTATTATTCAATAACATTTAA
- a CDS encoding polysaccharide biosynthesis protein, which translates to MGKKLNKALEQILASENRLDIRNIKYLPRWAILGIDVALIVIADILTVIALQDLTSHFYDLLSLSQRMFLAIGVNIFFFFVFRTYAGLIRHSSYLDALKIMLACFSTFITLLFINYFTFFLIGEKIYLVAGLIFYFLVSFILLFLFRLSVKQVYEYFKRTQRSQSLQKAIVFGADENAISIAGALEIEHPKRFDIRGFITNDNTRRNIRILGKPVIYNGLKISEEAQKLEASALILSENTLTAEEKFAVVEDCLENNIKVFNAPIVADYEDERSVSHKVKSLQIEDLLDREPILLNKENKRQQLTGKVILVTGGAGSIGSEIVRQVAEYGPKLLLILDQAETPLHNLQLEIQSKFPDLNFKCIICDVANRKRLDLLLKRRSVDVIYHAAAYKHVPLMEENPHEAVFVNIQGTKNLADLAVEHNVGHFVMVSTDKAVNPTNVMGASKRAAEMYVQALYHSICKEPGQTKFITTRFGNVLGSNGSVVPLFRKQIENGGPVTITHPDIIRYFMTIPEACQLVLEAGAMGNGGEIFIFDMGEPVKIMDLAVKMIKLAGFVPNKQIGIKITGLRPGEKLFEELLSNKSKTLPTHHKKIMIAIDQPGNYQKINFSIETIIRVAAKLKSDKVVAELKALVPEFKSNNSTFEKLDKEPVQHPSQEKTN; encoded by the coding sequence ATGGGGAAGAAGTTAAATAAAGCCCTTGAGCAAATCTTGGCCTCTGAAAATCGGCTGGATATTAGAAATATTAAATATCTGCCCCGTTGGGCTATTTTGGGAATTGATGTAGCTCTAATTGTAATTGCTGACATATTGACTGTTATAGCTTTACAGGATCTCACTTCTCATTTTTATGATTTATTGTCTCTTTCCCAACGTATGTTCCTGGCAATAGGGGTTAATATTTTCTTCTTCTTTGTTTTTAGAACTTACGCCGGATTAATAAGGCACTCCTCTTATCTGGATGCACTAAAGATCATGCTCGCTTGCTTTAGCACTTTTATCACGCTATTGTTTATAAATTATTTTACATTTTTTCTTATTGGGGAAAAGATTTATCTGGTAGCTGGTCTTATTTTTTATTTTCTTGTGTCTTTTATCCTCCTGTTTCTTTTTCGACTTTCAGTAAAACAGGTTTATGAATATTTTAAAAGGACTCAAAGAAGCCAGAGTTTGCAAAAAGCTATTGTATTTGGAGCCGATGAAAACGCCATTTCTATAGCAGGTGCTTTAGAAATTGAGCATCCAAAGCGTTTTGATATAAGGGGATTTATTACGAATGATAATACCAGGCGAAACATCAGGATTTTAGGGAAACCCGTTATATATAATGGTCTGAAGATAAGTGAAGAGGCGCAAAAATTAGAAGCTTCTGCTCTAATTCTTTCTGAAAATACTTTAACCGCTGAAGAAAAATTCGCGGTTGTAGAAGACTGTTTGGAAAACAATATTAAGGTTTTTAATGCTCCCATTGTGGCCGACTATGAAGATGAGCGGTCTGTTTCTCACAAAGTCAAATCTTTGCAGATAGAAGATCTTTTAGATCGTGAGCCTATTTTGCTAAACAAAGAAAATAAGCGCCAACAACTCACAGGAAAGGTAATATTAGTGACTGGTGGTGCGGGCTCAATTGGGAGTGAAATAGTCCGGCAGGTTGCGGAATATGGGCCAAAGTTGCTTCTCATTTTAGATCAGGCTGAGACTCCACTTCATAACTTACAATTAGAAATTCAGTCTAAGTTTCCCGATCTGAATTTTAAATGTATAATCTGCGATGTTGCAAATCGTAAAAGGCTTGATCTTCTTTTAAAAAGAAGATCAGTAGATGTGATTTATCATGCAGCAGCATACAAGCATGTTCCTTTAATGGAAGAGAATCCTCATGAGGCAGTGTTTGTAAATATTCAGGGTACAAAAAACCTTGCAGATCTTGCTGTGGAACATAATGTGGGACACTTTGTTATGGTATCAACAGATAAGGCAGTGAACCCAACTAATGTTATGGGTGCTTCTAAACGAGCAGCTGAAATGTATGTGCAGGCTCTTTATCATTCAATATGTAAAGAACCAGGACAAACTAAATTTATAACAACCAGGTTTGGAAATGTTTTGGGATCAAATGGTTCTGTGGTTCCACTATTTAGAAAACAAATAGAAAATGGCGGGCCTGTAACTATAACACATCCAGATATAATTCGCTATTTCATGACTATCCCTGAAGCCTGTCAGTTAGTTCTTGAAGCAGGAGCAATGGGAAATGGAGGAGAGATTTTTATTTTTGATATGGGCGAACCGGTAAAAATTATGGATCTTGCTGTGAAGATGATTAAATTAGCAGGTTTTGTTCCCAATAAGCAAATTGGTATAAAAATTACAGGTCTTAGGCCAGGAGAGAAGTTATTTGAAGAACTTTTGAGCAATAAAAGTAAAACTTTACCCACTCATCACAAGAAGATCATGATCGCAATTGATCAACCCGGGAATTACCAAAAAATAAATTTTTCGATAGAAACTATTATCAGGGTGGCTGCAAAACTGAAAAGCGATAAGGTTGTTGCAGAATTAAAAGCTCTAGTTCCTGAATTTAAGAGCAATAATTCTACTTTTGAAAAGTTAGATAAAGAACCAGTACAACATCCTTCGCAAGAAAAAACCAATTAA
- a CDS encoding DegT/DnrJ/EryC1/StrS family aminotransferase, which yields MSEKKIWLSSPHMGGKEQNYISEAFEQNWIAPLGPNVNGFEKDLQSYLREENIHVAALSSGTASLHLALILAGVERGDEVLCQSLTFAASANPIVYQGATPVFIDSEEETLNISPVFLEEAIQDRISKGKKPKALIAVHLYGMPYKVDEVHEVALRYGIPVIEDSAEALGSSYKGQKCGTFGDFAILSFNGNKIITTSGGGALVTKSEELKQQAVFLATQARDEAPHYQHSQIGYNYRLSNIAAGIGRGQMEVLEEHISKRREMNQFYKGLFSTVEGVKVFSEPENTYFSNHWLTVIKSEENGVFKTEDLRLFLENENIESRPLWKPMHLQPVFRDAPFYGNGVAESAFKNGLCLPSGSNLSKEEKNRISDAILSFFKK from the coding sequence ATGAGTGAAAAAAAAATATGGCTTTCTTCACCTCATATGGGAGGTAAAGAGCAAAATTATATTAGTGAGGCTTTTGAACAGAATTGGATAGCTCCCCTTGGACCCAATGTTAATGGATTTGAAAAAGATTTACAGAGTTATTTAAGGGAGGAGAACATCCATGTAGCTGCTTTGAGTTCAGGGACAGCTTCACTTCATTTGGCTCTCATTTTAGCAGGTGTTGAAAGAGGGGATGAGGTGCTTTGTCAAAGTCTTACTTTTGCCGCTTCAGCAAATCCCATAGTGTATCAGGGTGCAACTCCTGTGTTTATAGACAGTGAAGAGGAAACTCTTAATATTTCTCCTGTTTTTTTGGAAGAAGCCATTCAAGATCGAATATCAAAAGGTAAAAAGCCTAAAGCTCTTATAGCTGTTCACCTCTACGGAATGCCTTATAAAGTAGACGAGGTACATGAAGTTGCTCTTCGCTATGGTATTCCTGTAATAGAAGACAGTGCAGAAGCACTTGGCAGCTCCTATAAAGGGCAAAAATGTGGCACGTTTGGAGATTTTGCTATTCTTTCCTTCAACGGGAACAAGATAATCACTACTTCGGGAGGTGGGGCACTGGTCACAAAAAGTGAAGAATTGAAACAACAGGCAGTTTTTTTGGCGACACAGGCAAGAGATGAGGCCCCTCACTACCAACATAGCCAAATAGGTTACAATTATAGACTTAGTAACATAGCTGCGGGGATTGGAAGAGGACAGATGGAGGTTTTGGAGGAACATATATCGAAGCGAAGAGAGATGAATCAATTTTATAAAGGGTTATTCAGTACAGTTGAGGGAGTAAAAGTGTTCAGTGAGCCCGAAAATACGTACTTTAGCAATCATTGGCTCACAGTTATTAAATCTGAAGAGAATGGAGTTTTTAAAACTGAGGATTTGAGATTGTTTTTAGAAAATGAAAACATTGAAAGCCGACCTTTGTGGAAACCCATGCACCTGCAGCCAGTTTTTAGAGACGCTCCGTTTTACGGTAATGGAGTAGCTGAATCAGCTTTTAAGAATGGTTTGTGTCTCCCTTCCGGTTCAAATTTAAGCAAAGAAGAAAAAAATCGGATTAGTGATGCCATCTTAAGCTTCTTTAAAAAATAA
- a CDS encoding acetyltransferase — MNIYGASGHAKVIINLVHSRMLEIHNIIDDNASITGIYDYPVVHEVTPEILKRKTIIAVGDNRVRKKISSMLKENFYSGVSHADAVVDETVEMGVGTVIMASATINADAILGKHCILNTGCVVEHDCLLEDFVHVSPGAILAGGARIGEGTHIGIGALIIPGIKIGKWCTIGAGAVIIEDVPDNATVVGNPGRVIKILSKEDE; from the coding sequence ATGAATATATACGGGGCAAGCGGTCATGCGAAGGTTATCATAAATTTAGTACATTCTAGAATGCTAGAAATTCATAATATTATTGATGATAATGCTTCTATAACAGGTATTTACGATTATCCCGTAGTTCATGAAGTAACCCCGGAAATTTTAAAAAGAAAAACTATAATCGCTGTTGGTGATAACAGGGTGCGAAAGAAAATTTCATCAATGCTCAAGGAGAATTTTTATAGTGGTGTTAGTCATGCAGATGCAGTGGTTGATGAAACTGTGGAGATGGGTGTTGGAACAGTTATAATGGCTAGTGCTACCATTAATGCTGATGCAATTCTAGGGAAACATTGTATTTTAAATACAGGATGTGTGGTTGAGCATGATTGTCTTTTGGAAGATTTTGTGCACGTTTCTCCGGGGGCAATTTTGGCTGGCGGTGCTAGAATAGGAGAAGGGACTCATATAGGTATTGGGGCTCTTATTATTCCTGGAATAAAAATAGGAAAGTGGTGTACTATTGGTGCTGGTGCTGTAATCATTGAGGATGTGCCAGATAATGCTACTGTGGTAGGTAACCCTGGTAGGGTTATTAAAATATTGAGTAAAGAAGATGAGTGA
- a CDS encoding sugar transferase codes for MYRRYFKPLIDFLVAFLACFFLLPLFLLIAFLLLMANRDNPFFVQQRPGKDGKIFKIIKFKTMNDRRDNSGKLLADAERLTSIGKIVRKTSLDEVPQLINVLKGDMSLVGPRPLLPEYLKLYTLHQKKRHFVKPGITGWAQVNGRNAISWNKKFDLDVWYVENLSFILDLKIIWMTFLKVIKSEGVNTVNMATTEPFNGNN; via the coding sequence GTGTACAGAAGATATTTTAAACCTCTTATTGATTTTTTAGTAGCTTTCCTGGCTTGTTTTTTTCTTCTCCCGTTATTTTTGCTAATAGCTTTTTTACTATTAATGGCGAATAGGGATAACCCTTTTTTTGTCCAGCAGCGGCCGGGTAAGGACGGGAAAATCTTTAAGATTATTAAGTTTAAAACTATGAATGACAGGAGGGACAATAGTGGGAAGTTACTCGCCGATGCTGAGCGCCTCACTTCAATAGGAAAGATTGTGAGAAAAACATCTCTTGATGAGGTTCCGCAGTTGATTAATGTTTTAAAGGGAGATATGAGTCTTGTAGGTCCAAGACCCTTGCTTCCTGAGTATCTCAAGCTATACACCCTTCATCAAAAAAAAAGACATTTTGTTAAGCCCGGAATTACAGGTTGGGCTCAGGTAAATGGAAGAAATGCTATTTCATGGAATAAGAAATTTGATCTGGACGTTTGGTATGTAGAGAATTTATCATTCATTTTGGATCTCAAGATTATTTGGATGACGTTCCTGAAAGTGATAAAATCTGAGGGAGTGAATACAGTGAATATGGCAACGACGGAACCTTTTAACGGCAATAATTGA